AAGTAGCTGTACTAGTAGCTATATAGGTTATCATTGAAAATGTGGcttgcagaaatgtgaacaggGTTGCACTTTACAATACgaaatagtaaataaaaatcCTAAGATTAATGCAGTAGATATGATTaataacctaaatatataaaaaagacagTTCTTTAGTCGTCTCCTGGCCTGGTCCCAGGTTCGAGAGACACAGAATAAGCGTCGTGTGATGAcaatgggcatttcattttctccattatcaggATGAAACGAGTCTATCTTTATCAGGTTAGACATTGTGTGGTACTCTAggctttctgttcctgctggatgttcgagtaccttgttgttgttcaggCGGGGGATCAGAGGGCTTTCTGAGTCTTGGCTCTTTCAGGTgttgtgtgttaatcagtgattgtgtgtgtgtaggtggattGGATCCGGGCGTTGGCTCGCCTGAGTCGTCATCTGTAGGTGTATTGAAtccgggcgctggctcgccgGAGACGTCATCTACTTGATCCGACGCCTTAGGTGGTTTGGTGGGGCTGGTCTTAACCCTGCTGGCATGAATCCACTGAGGTTGTCCGTCTGTTAGGATGCTGGTTCTCGTCACTGCAAGTACAGTCTGGGGGCTGGAACACGCGGCCTCCCCGAGTGCCCTTGGTTTTAGCGACTGTACCAACACCGCATCTCCTGGTTTCCACGGATGGGTTGGATCTATGGAagggagaggctgagagagacaaactttctgatagttattattcagtgtttctacCAGGTTATGAACATAGTCAGACAATGCAGTGTCTATGTCCCCTTCCAATAGCGGTGCCCCTCTGGAGGCTGACCATGGTTTTGGAAACGGTCTTCCCATGATTATTTCAAATGGAGATAATTTGGTTGCTGCGGATGGAGTCATTCTAATCTCGCAGAGGATTTGAGGAAGTAGTTTGATCCAGGTCATTCCTGTTTCTATCATTGCTTTAGTCAGGCGATTTTTTATGGTCCTATTCATTCTTTCTACAACTCCTGAACTCTGAGGATGGTATGGCACATGATATTTCCAGTCTATTGCTAGAGTTTTAGCACACTTTTGAATTACTTCTGATGTGAATGAAGGTCCTCTATCACTGTTAATTTGGTGAGATATTCCAAATCtgggtattatttcattgcacaacttttgacagactacttctgcagtttcttttgatgttggATAAGCTTCTACCCATTTACTAAATTGGTCCACTATTACCAGTAAGTACTTGATGCTTCCTTGTGCTGGCATATGTGTAAAATCGATTTGTAATGTATGAAATGGGAAATCTGGTTgtggtaaatgctgatgttttgcttttggttttccTACATTAGTTCGTGCACATGTTAGACAGGTTGCTAATATGCGTTTTACTGCGTGTGATGTTTTCTTGAttacaaatcttgattttattgctCCTATTACCCCTCTTTGTCCGACATGACTCACACCGTGAAAATGGCGGACAAGGATTGGCAGTAGTGAAGATGGGAGGGCAATCAAACCCTCAAGGTTTTTGTATAAGCCGTCTCTGTTATCTAAGGTACAATCATTACTTTCCCAGTAAGTGTAATCTAAGGCAGAGGCTTGCTCTTGTATGAATTTTAGGTCaacatttgtttctaaatagtCTGGGAGCGTGACAAGTGGCAGCTGTAAAGGCAAAGATAATACTTCCCTTCTGGGTggttgctgtgaggcagcagctgCTTTCGCGGTTACGTCTGCAAGAGCATTTCCCACTGCTTCGTCTGTGTCAGCCGTGCTGTGCCCCTTCGTTTTAACAACTGCAATTGCCGATGGCAGCTGTATAGCCTGCAAAAGTCTTTGAACAAGGTCAGAATTAGCGATCGattttccatcagcagatcTAAATCCTCTTTGTCTCCACAATGTGCCAAAGTCATGCACCACACCGAATGCATAACGGCTATCAGTGTAAATTGTTACCCGCTTATCCACATGTAACTCACAGGCGCGTATTAAAGCCATGAgttctgctttttgtgctgagtgaaatgGTAATGAGTGAGCCTCTAGTATGATGTCAGGCAATGTCACCACCGAATAGCCACAAAGAAATAAGTTGTCATTTGGTTTTGAACAGGACCCGTCCACATAAACAATGACTGAGTCTGGGATTGGTGTCTGCTCTAAGTCTGGGCGTGGTGCTGTGGATTCCTGTATACGTGTCATACAATCATGAATGTCAGGGTCGTCTGAACCATCCTGTCGGTCAGAAGAACACAGCATACGAATAAGTAAGTGTGCTGGCGAATTGGGTGTGCTGCTTGCTTTTATAGTGAGATTTGCTGTTGAAGTCAGTGTAGCTTCATAACCTGAGCGACGTTGTGCGGTcatgtgttgtgtagttatgtttgctagaatggtcgtgacctggtgattggtgtgtagaatagtgtcatgtgagagtgtgagcttcTCGCAGTCCCTTATCATGATAGAGCAAGCTGCTACTGCTCTCAGGCAGGCCGGCATCCCCTGAACTACTGCTGGCAGCACCTTTGAGTAGAAGGCTACTGGACGGTAGCCACAGCCATGCTCTTGGGCCAATACACCTGCACAGGTCGTGCCGTTCTCTGTGACGTACAGGTGGAACGGTAAGTGGTAGTCAGGCAGACCCAAACAAGGGGCGGAGGTCAGCGCTCCCTGTAATGCATTGAAAGAGGCAGTCATTTCTGTGGACCACAGTATTCGAGGAGGCTTGTCTTTTTTGCAGCATTCACGCAGAATGTggtcatgaaaagaacagtctgGTATCCACTGTCTGCAATAGTTCACCATGCCTAGGAAAGACAGCATTTCTTTCTGTGTAGTGGGCTTAGGGACAGAGGTCACAGCTTTGACCCTGTCTGTAGTCATAGAACGTTTTCCGTGAGACAGTGTAAATcccaaatattgaacagaagtctgacagtactgcattttctttgctgatgCTTTGTGGCCAGTCTGTTGGAGGTGCTGGAGTAGCATGTGTGTGGCAGTTTGACATAGTTTTTCACTatcagcacagaggaggagatcatCTACATACTGGATCAGAGTACAGCCCTCTGGAGGAGTGAAGCCGTCCAGGGTAGCACGTACTACCATTGAGAAAGCCGCAGGGCTGTCTATCATGCCTTGGGGCAAACGAGTCCAAGTGTACTGCTTATTTctatgtgtgaatgcaaatatCGGCTGTGTGTCTTCATGCACAGGCACTGAGAA
This genomic window from Astatotilapia calliptera chromosome 16, fAstCal1.2, whole genome shotgun sequence contains:
- the LOC113007946 gene encoding uncharacterized protein LOC113007946 yields the protein MLHLQLSRNTESLPMLDIEIGEKTYSFLVDSGATKSSLSGKFYSGPVSSVCINTMGINGTLVQCPKTHSLKTRWGPKPDEITYHPFIIIPNSPVNLLGRDLMAKMNLCISFNTKGEMFADTDNSYVFSALCTDTMEKEHPLCQLDASAENELNIHLTGTPRHTLCQKHVQTPLPGSPMPGSHIFVSLTLFNNMITAHTSEGQTVVLSHNSDIGYDITAPCQHLDLTYPIHCTISAVTLPAEYQNMTLWSRGENDVGFIDCTPYHAQLKNNKPVYVKQYPISAEKAAALDIIIGDLLTAGVIKPTVSPYNTPVNPVPKPNKPGVWRFTQDLRQVNAVIMPLPPLVPDVPSILTSIPATSTHFTVVDLCSAFFSVPVHEDTQPIFAFTHRNKQYTWTRLPQGMIDSPAAFSMVVRATLDGFTPPEGCTLIQYVDDLLLCADSEKLCQTATHMLLQHLQQTGHKASAKKMQYCQTSVQYLGFTLSHGKRSMTTDRVKAVTSVPKPTTQKEMLSFLGMVNYCRQWIPDCSFHDHILRECCKKDKPPRILWSTEMTASFNALQGALTSAPCLGLPDYHLPFHLYVTENGTTCAGVLAQEHGCGYRPVAFYSKVLPAVVQGMPACLRAVAACSIMIRDCEKLTLSHDTILHTNHQVTTILANITTQHMTAQRRSGYEATLTSTANLTIKASSTPNSPAHLLIRMLCSSDRQDGSDDPDIHDCMTRIQESTAPRPDLEQTPIPDSVIVYVDGSCSKPNDNLFLCGYSVVTLPDIILEAHSLPFHSAQKAELMALIRACELHVDKRVTIYTDSRYAFGVVHDFGTLWRQRGFRSADGKSIANSDLVQRLLQAIQLPSAIAVVKTKGHSTADTDEAVGNALADVTAKAAAASQQPPRREVLSLPLQLPLVTLPDYLETNVDLKFIQEQASALDYTYWESNDCTLDNRDGLYKNLEGLIALPSSLLPILVRHFHGVSHVGQRGVIGAIKSRFVIKKTSHAVKRILATCLTCARTNVGKPKAKHQHLPQPDFPFHTLQIDFTHMPAQGSIKYLLVIVDQFSKWVEAYPTSKETAEVVCQKLCNEIIPRFGISHQINSDRGPSFTSEVIQKCAKTLAIDWKYHVPYHPQSSGVVERMNRTIKNRLTKAMIETGMTWIKLLPQILCEIRMTPSAATKLSPFEIIMGRPFPKPWSASRGAPLLEGDIDTALSDYVHNLVETLNNNYQKVCLSQPLPSIDPTHPWKPGDAVLVQSLKPRALGEAACSSPQTVLAVTRTSILTDGQPQWIHASRVKTSPTKPPKASDQVDDDSGEPTPGSNPPTHTQSLINTQHLKEPRLRKPSDPPPEQQQGTRTSSRNRKPRVPHNV